A single window of Mangifera indica cultivar Alphonso unplaced genomic scaffold, CATAS_Mindica_2.1 Un_0027, whole genome shotgun sequence DNA harbors:
- the LOC123206200 gene encoding malate dehydrogenase, glyoxysomal isoform X1 encodes MQPTSQVNQRIARLAAHLNPPNLQVEETSGLMRENCRAKGGSPGFKLAILGAAGGIGQPLAMLMKMNPLVSVLHLYDVVNTPGVTADISHMDTGAVVRGFLGQQQLEDALTGMDLVIIPAGVPRKPGMTRDDLFNINAGIVRTLCEGIAKCCPKAIVNLISNPVNSTVPIAAEVFKKAGTYDPNRLLGVTMLDVVRANTFVAEVLGLDPREVDVPVVGGHAGVTILPLLSQVKPPCSFNPKEIDYLTDRIQNGGTEVVQAKAGTGSATLSMAYAAVKFADACLRGLRGDANIVECAYVASQVTELPFFASKVRLGRNGVEEIYPLGPLNEYERAGLEKAKKELAGSIQKGITFIRK; translated from the exons ATGCAGCCCACTTCACAAGTCAATCAACGGATTGCTAGACTTGCAGCTCATCTTAATCCTCCTAATCTTCAG GTGGAGGAGACTTCCGGTTTGATGAGGGAGAATTGCAGGGCAAAAGGTGGATCACCAGGATTCAAACTGGCGATATTAGGAGCAGCTGGAGGAATTGGACAACCTCTTGCAATGTTAATGAAGATGAATCCGTTGGTTTCAGTTCTTCATTTATATGATGTGGTCAACACTCCCGGTGTTACTGCTGATATCAGCCACATGGACACTGGCGCTGTT GTGCGGGGATTTTTGGGGCAACAACAACTTGAGGATGCCCTTACAGGCATGGACCTTGTGATCATCCCGGCTGGTGTTCCTAGGAAACCTGGAATGACTAGGGATGATTTGTTCAACATTAATGCCGGAATTGTTAGGACACTTTGTGAAGGAATAGCAAAATGCTGCCCAAAAGCTATTGTCAACTTGATTAGTAATCCTGTTAATTCCACAGTTCCAATTGCGGCTGAGGTTTTCAAGAAAGCTGGCACATACGATCCAAACCGGCTTTTGGGAGTCACAATGCTTGATGTTGTTAGAGCTAATACTTTTGTG GCAGAAGTCTTGGGCCTTGATCCTAGGGAAGTTGATGTTCCAGTTGTTGGTGGTCATGCAGGGGTTACCATTTTACCTCTTCTGTCTCAG GTTAAACCACCATGCTCCTTCAACCCCAAAGAAATTGACTACTTGACAGACCGTATTCAAAATGGTGGAACAGAAGTTGTTCAG GCAAAAGCAGGAACTGGTTCTGCCACACTGTCAATG GCGTATGCTGCTGTCAAATTTGCTGATGCATGTCTGCGGGGCTTGAGAGGGGATGCAAATATTGTTGAATGTGCATACGTGGCTTCTCAG GTGACTGAACTGCCTTTCTTCGCATCAAAAGTTCGGCTTGGCCGTAATGGAGTTGAGGAAATTTACCCACTTGGCCCCCTCAATGAGTATGAGAG AGCTGGCTTGGAAAAGGCGAAGAAAGAGTTGGCAGGAAGTATTCAGAAAGGCATTACCTTCATCAGGAAATGA
- the LOC123206202 gene encoding leucine-rich repeat receptor-like serine/threonine-protein kinase BAM1: MTLLSLLILSLLHISDASSLPEYEALLSVKSAITDDPHSSLSSWNDTTSHCTWSGITCDTGRHVTSIDLSGLNLSGTLSPDLAHLRFLQNLSVATNQFSGPIPPEISVVSTLRFLNLSNNAFNGSFPNELSQLVKLQVLDLYNNNLTGDLPLAVTKLRNLRHLHLGGNYFGGQIPAEYGSWEFLEYLAVSGNELIGKIPREIGNLIKLRELYIGYYNGYTGGLPPEIGNLSALVRFDAANCGLSGEIPAEIGRLQNLDSLFLQVNSLSGPLTRELGALKSLKSMDLSNNMFAGEIPDSFAELNNLTLLNLFRNKLHGAIPEFIGGLPQLEVLQLWENNFTGSIPQTLGSNGKLRNLDLSSNKLTGTLPPDICSGNSLQTLITLGNFLSGPLPESLGKCDSLTRLRMGENFLNGSIPKGLFGLPNLSQVELQDNHLTGEFPESDIISINLGQISLSNNQLSGSLPATLGNFTGVQKLLLDGNKFSGQIPPEIGRLQQLSKMDFSDNQFSGRIAPEISQCKLLTFVDLSRNELSGEIPNEITGMRILNYLNLSRNHLFGNIPASISTMQSLTSVDFSYNNLSGLVPGTGQFSYFNYTSFLGNPGLCGPYLGPCNGSVANGAHQPHVKGPLSASVKLFLVVGLLVCSIAFALAAIIKVRYLKKASDSRAWKLTAFQHLDFTCDDVLDSLKEDNIIGKGGAGIVYKGVMPNGDQVAVKRLSAMSRGSSHDHGFKAEIQTLGRIRHRNIVRLLGFCSNHETNLLVYEYMPNGSLGEVLHGKKGGHLLWDTRYKIAVEAAKGLCYLHHDCSPLIVHRDVKSNNILLDSNLEAHISDFGLAKFLQNSGTSECMSAIAGSYGYIAPEYAYTLKVDEKSDVYSFGVVLLELIIGRKPVGEFGDGVDIVQWVRKLTDSNKEGVLKILDPRLTSVPLHEVMHVFYVAMLCVEEQAVERLTMREVVQILTELPKPPTTKQGNSTFTELSPQVATASLESPNASIKDSKDQQPAPPQLPPTDLLSI, encoded by the exons atgacaCTCCTCTCTCTCCTCATCCTCTCACTCCTTCACATTTCTGACGCCAGTAGCCTCCCTGAATACGAAGCTCTTCTTTCTGTGAAATCCGCCATAACCGACGACCCGCACTCCTCACTTTCTTCTTGGAACGACACCACCAGCCACTGTACATGGAGCGGCATAACCTGCGACACTGGACGTCATGTGACTTCCATAGACCTTTCCGGTCTCAACCTCTCCGGTACTCTCTCTCCAGACCTGGCTCACCTCCGCTTCCTCCAGAACCTCTCTGTGGCCACCAACCAGTTCTCTGGCCCCATACCGCCCGAGATCTCGGTGGTTTCCACTCTCCGCTTCTTGAACCTCTCCAACAATGCGTTTAACGGTTCCTTCCCTAATGAGTTGTCCCAGCTTGTTAAGTTACAAGTCCTTGACTTGTATAACAACAACTTGACTGGTGACTTGCCGCTTGCAGTTACGAAGCTCCGAAACTTACGCCACTTGCATCTGGGAGGCAACTATTTCGGCGGTCAGATACCCGCTGAGTATGGCAGCTGGGAATTTCTCGAGTATCTGGCGGTTTCTGGCAACGAGCTGATTGGAAAAATACCGAGAGAAATCGGTAACTTAATCAAGCTACGAGAGCTTTACATTGGTTACTATAATGGTTATACCGGCGGTTTGCCTCCAGAAATCGGAAACTTATCGGCGTTAGTTCGGTTTGACGCTGCTAACTGTGGACTGTCAGGTGAAATACCAGCTGAGATAGGACGTTTGCAGAATTTGGACAGTCTGTTTCTTCAAGTTAACAGTCTTTCAGGACCATTAACGAGGGAGTTAGGTGCTTTAAAGAGCTTGAAGTCGATGGACTTATCCAATAACATGTTCGCCGGCGAGATACCGGACTCATTTGCCGAGTTGAACAACTTGACGCTGTTAAATCTTTTCAGAAACAAACTTCACGGCGCAATCCCGGAGTTTATCGGTGGGTTACCGCAGCTTGAGGTGTTACAGCTGTGGGAAAACAACTTTACCGGAAGCATTCCTCAAACATTGGGCTCCAACGGTAAATTACGGAATCTTGATCTTTCGTCCAATAAGCTAACGGGAACGTTGCCTCCTGACATTTGTTCCGGTAACTCCCTGCAAACTTTAATCACTCTCGGGAATTTCTTGTCTGGTCCTCTTCCAGAATCGTTGGGGAAATGTGACTCGTTGACCCGGCTGCGAATGGGGGAGAATTTTCTAAACGGATCTATACCGAAAGGTCTGTTTGGGTTACCGAATCTTAGTCAGGTTGAATTGCAAGATAATCATTTAACCGGGGAGTTCCCAGAGTCCGATATCATCTCGATCAATCTTGGTCAAATTAGTTTATCTAATAACCAGCTTTCTGGTTCTTTACCCGCTACTCTTGGCAACTTTACTGGAGTTCAGAAGCTTCTACTTGATGGTAACAAGTTCTCGGGTCAAATTCCGCCCGAGATTGGGAGGTTACAACAGCTCTCGAAGATGGATTTTAGCGACAATCAATTTTCTGGTCGGATTGCGCCGGAGATTAGCCAGTGTAAGCTTCTGACTTTTGTTGATCTGAGTAGAAATGAACTTTCTGGGGAGATTCCTAATGAGATTACTGGTATGAGAATCTTGAATTATCTTAATTTGTCAAGAAATCACCTTTTTGGTAACATTCCAGCTTCTATCTCTACCATGCAGAGCTTAACTAGTGTTGATTTTTCGTATAACAATCTTTCTGGTTTGGTTCCTGGAACTGGTCAGTTTAGTTACTTCAACTATACTTCGTTTTTGGGTAATCCTGGACTTTGTGGTCCTTATTTGGGACCTTGTAATGGCAGTGTTGCCAATGGTGCTCACCAGCCTCATGTTAAAGGTCCACTATCTGCTTCTGTTAAATTGTTTTTGGTGGTTGGATTGCTTGTGTGCTCCATTGCGTTTGCACTTGCTGCTATCATCAAGGTCAGGTATTTGAAGAAGGCCAGTGATTCTCGTGCTTGGAAATTGACTGCCTTCCAGCACCTGGACTTCACTTGTGATGATGTTCTCGATAGCTTGAAGGAGGATAACATAATTGGAAAAGGAGGTGCTGGCATTGTTTACAAGGGGGTTATGCCTAATGGTGATCAGGTTGCTGTGAAGAGACTCTCTGCAATGAGCCGGGGTTCTTCCCACGATCATGGATTTAAAGCTGAGATACAAACTTTGGGAAGGATTAGGCATAGAAACATTGTTAGATTATTGGGATTCTGTTCAAATCATGAGACTAACCTTCTGGTTTATGAGTACATGCCTAATGGGAGCTTGGGGGAGGTCCTTCATGGCAAGAAAGGGGGACATTTGCTCTGGGATACAAGGTATAAGATTGCCGTGGAAGCTGCTAAGGGACTTTGCTATCTTCATCATGATTGTTCACCCTTAATTGTTCATCGTGATGTGAAGTCAAACAACATCCTTCTTGATTCCAACCTTGAAGCTCATATTTCTGATTTTGGGCTTGCCAAGTTCTTGCAAAATTCTGGCACATCAGAATGCATGTCTGCCATTGCTGGTTCTTATGGATACATTGCTCCTG AATATGCCTACACTTTAAAGGTGGATGAGAAGAGTGATGTCTATAGCTTTGGTGTAGTCCTGTTAGAACTAATTATTGGAAGGAAACCAGTTGGGGAATTTGGTGATGGTGTGGACATAGTTCAGTGGGTTCGAAAATTGACAGACTCTAACAAGGAAGGAGTTCTTAAAATTCTGGATCCAAGACTTACTTCAGTTCCTCTCCATGAGGTGATGCATGTATTCTATGTTGCAATGCTCTGTGTTGAAGAACAGGCTGTTGAACGCCTAACTATGCGAGAAGTGGTTCAAATTCTAACGGAGCTTCCAAAGCCACCAACCACAAAACAGGGAAACTCAACTTTCACTGAGCTCTCACCACAAGTAGCCACTGCCAGTCTCGAGTCTCCTAATGCATCAATCAAGGACTCAAAAGATCAACAGCCAGCACCACCTCAGTTACCACCAACAGATCTTCTTAGCATTTGA